The following proteins are co-located in the Apium graveolens cultivar Ventura chromosome 5, ASM990537v1, whole genome shotgun sequence genome:
- the LOC141659872 gene encoding uncharacterized protein LOC141659872 — MNNQAEYEALVSGLKLAKALGISKMTVYSDSQIVVKQTGGEYIAKDPTLAQYHAMVRNIMEATPDITILQINREESSKADELSKLVQNTSDLASLVYFEELKVPNTERAEVLCIGSPKNWMTPYIAYLRDGTLPEDQNKARYLKHKAARFFREDGQLYRRTFSAPTLKCVDPDEANYCL, encoded by the coding sequence ATGAATAATCAGGCTGAATATGAGGCACTCGTCTCCGGACTCAAATTGGCAAAAGCTCTTGGTATTTCAAAGATGACCGTTTACAGTGATTCTCAGATCGTGGTCAAGCAAACCGGTGGAGAATATATCGCGAAAGATCCAACATTGGCACAATACCATGCAATGGTACGGAATATCATGGAAGCCACTCCCGACATCACCATACTTCAGATCAACAGAGAAGAAAGCTCCAAAGCAGATGAGCTATCCAAGCTCGTGCAGAATACTTCGGACCTCGCCAGTTTAGTATACTTCGAAGAACTCAAAGTACCCAACACAGAGCGAGCTGAGGTCCTGTGCATCGGGAGCCCAAAAAATTGGATGACTCCCTACATAGCTTACTTAAGAGATGGGACACTCCCGGAAGACCAGAACAAGGCCAGGTACTTGAAGCACAAAGCTGCTCGTTTCTTCCGGGAAGATGGTCAGTTATACAGAAGAACCTTCTCAGCACCCACCCTGAAATGCGTGGACCCTGATGAGGCCAATTATTGCCTCTGA
- the LOC141724192 gene encoding protein SHORT INTERNODES, giving the protein MASFFTLGSGDGGGRGANNQQTQGNNNELFLYSRNNNNNHPDQVDLHSKGFELWQPQDYGEASHHRNHLQDLYPSGLNLVSNNSRSADFFMLRSGASSSTTTSGGSISCQDCGNQAKKDCTHMRCRTCCKSRGFPCQTHVKSTWVPAAKRRERLQQLAALHRHRPQQDQEHDNNVLHYQTLQIHPKRLKDSYSTAIPIASSGLELANFPAEVNSQAVFKCVRVSSVENANNQYAYQTSVNIGGHMFKGILYDQGLESSYRHQFPVRDEQINLITNTSSPFAADPAGAAASSRERAAAPSQVTTFLDPSNLYHSASLNSFMAGTKVHNTEELIKESNARVRKPFVIVD; this is encoded by the exons ATGGCTAGTTTTTTTACCCTAGGTAGTGgagatggaggaggaagaggagcaaacaatcaacaaacacaaGGCAACAACAATGAATTGTTTTTATACAGCAGAAACAATAACAATAATCATCCTGATCAAGTAGACTTACACAGCAAGGGTTTCGAGCTTTGGCAGCCACAAGATTACGGAGAAGCATCTCATCATCGAAATCATCTGCAAGATTTATATCCATCAGGCCTTAACCTAGTCTCAAACAATTCAAGATCGGCTGATTTTTTCATGTTGAGAAGCGGTGCAAGTAGCAGTACTACTACTAGCGGTGGATCGATAAGCTGTCAGGACTGTGGAAATCAAGCAAAAAAAGATTGTACGCATATGAGATGCAGGACTTGTTGTAAGAGCCGAGGGTTCCCTTGCCAAACTCATGTCAAGAGCACTTGGGTACCAGCTGCTAAACGCCGAGAGAGACTTCAACAGCTTGCGGCTTTACACCGTCATCGTCCGCAACAAGATCAAGAACACGACAATAATGTTCTTCATTACCAAACCCTACAAATTCACCCCAAAAGGCTCAAAGACTCTTATTCTACTGCAATTCCTATTGCTTCTTCAG GGTTGGAGTTGGCCAATTTCCCGGCGGAGGTAAATTCACAGGCTGTTTTCAAATGCGTTAGAGTAAGCTCCGTTGAGAATGCTAATAATCAATACGCTTATCAAACGTCGGTGAACATAGGGGGTCATATGTTTAAGGGAATTCTGTATGATCAAGGTCTTGAAAGTAGTTATCGTCATCAGTTTCCAGTGAGAGATGAACAAATTAATCTCATCACAAACACCTCCAGCCCCTTTGCCGCTGATCCTGCTGGAGCAGCGGCCAGTTCTCGAGAAAGGGCCGCTGCCCCTTCGCAAGTCACCACGTTTTTAGACCCTTCTAATTTGTACCATTCTGCTTCACTCAACTCTTTCATGGCTG GTACTAAGGTCCATAATAcggaggaattgatcaaggagaGTAATGCTAGAGTTCGCAAACCATTTGTCATAGTAGATTGA